In one window of Chryseobacterium phocaeense DNA:
- a CDS encoding GEVED domain-containing protein, with translation MKKLSTLSAMVLYMMMNAQYCSPSFEYGADSNMITNVSLGSINNPSTAQTGSAGIYEDFTSQSTDVLAGTTYQISVKGPSSTFPSDVVVFIDFNRNGNFDDAGESFYIGRLAAANPLNAFTITSSISVPANTLPGATRMRVLKNTNVAAYSNPNAVNSIYTACDTGLRAGQTEDYTLNILAANLATSEVSKKSSGKVYPNPASGSVTIKTETGLEKYEVYSLTGQKLLEGTSGVVGLESLTSGTYLIKIFTADKKTVIEKIIKK, from the coding sequence ATGAAGAAATTATCTACTCTTTCAGCCATGGTGCTTTATATGATGATGAATGCACAATACTGCAGTCCGTCATTTGAATATGGAGCAGATAGCAATATGATCACGAATGTAAGTCTGGGATCCATCAATAATCCATCAACTGCTCAAACCGGAAGCGCAGGAATTTATGAAGATTTCACTTCCCAGTCTACGGACGTACTGGCTGGAACTACTTACCAGATCTCTGTAAAAGGTCCGTCCAGTACTTTTCCCAGTGATGTTGTAGTTTTCATTGATTTTAACAGGAACGGTAATTTCGATGACGCAGGAGAAAGTTTTTATATTGGAAGACTGGCCGCTGCCAACCCTTTGAATGCTTTTACGATAACTAGCAGTATTTCGGTTCCCGCAAATACTCTACCAGGTGCTACAAGAATGAGAGTTCTGAAAAATACCAACGTTGCTGCCTATTCGAATCCAAATGCCGTAAACTCTATTTATACCGCTTGTGATACCGGTTTAAGGGCAGGGCAAACGGAAGATTACACTTTAAATATCCTGGCCGCAAATCTGGCGACATCAGAAGTTTCAAAAAAATCTTCCGGGAAAGTATATCCGAATCCTGCTTCAGGTTCCGTCACTATAAAAACGGAAACCGGACTTGAAAAGTATGAGGTCTACAGCCTTACAGGACAAAAGCTTCTTGAAGGAACTTCCGGCGTTGTCGGTCTGGAAAGTCTTACCTCCGGAACCTATCTGATAAAGATTTTTACCGCTGATAAAAAAACGGTCATAGAAAAGATCATTAAAAAATAA
- a CDS encoding SNF2-related protein — protein sequence MAAYILENTNIPLLSVYDLLKHTSGSAFMEIRDFREVFPLAIETYHGIFSKKSPLKEYPEVSVSQIGTSLVTTCSCSSPKDKLCEHQAEIIHCILEEKKFRTFFDPFLRKKLFIAKAKNYGLENEPDLDIYFELEYLEDKVEVKPKIREMLSIDEDVFKQQLIPQRSSIIHELALQDSGKRKILVIGKHRYYNHLNFSLMEADSTQSGKIKNPVNLIDAMQLIWKAEEPQHIKFYTAVSAFQNNYNEDYTTAELEALRLIAQNPLGIETYYHDRDLSETISAKSLIPVNLEVLKAEIRLNVFKKEPFYEVTGELEFNDIAVPCKNLVIRNEYFVYSRDTFSFVDDPDMLRVIKFFKANHEILLVHASKYDAFMQNVLSSLEERIHINYSYIQKATSVQLEDQDQHNERIIYLRQQGNYIALTPVMKYGQPEVPVYSRKQLFGTDQNGNVFKIDRNEAEEARFTSMIMKQHPDFDAQMDGYDYFYLHKDKFLDDNWFLDAFEAWRNEGITILGFNELKNTKINSYKAKINIQITSGLDWFNAKLKVSFGQKDVALKQLHRAIRNRSKFVQLDDGTSGLLPEEWIDRINEFFRIGEIDAEDLKIPKINFTEVASLFEKDILSQEVQEELSSYSLQFSSVKNIPEVSIPEGLNAVLRDYQHDGLNWLHFLDGFNFGGCLADDMGLGKTLQIIAFILSQREKRGHTTQLVVVPTSLLFNWQEEISKFAPSLKVMIHYGADRLKSTEHFSDYEVILTSYGMLLSDIRFLKSFRFNYIFLDESQTIKNPNSERYKAARLLQSRNRIVLTGTPIENNTFDLYSQLSFACPGLLGSKQYFKDIYAVPIDKFEYGRRARELQQKIKPFILRRTKKQVARELPEKTEMVIYCEMDAEQRKIYDAYEKELREFIAANDDDDLNKNSMHVLTGLTRLRQICNSPLLLKEGYSGEHAVKIEILMEQIQSKSADHKILVFSQFVEMLDLLKAQLEHKNIPFEYLTGQTKNRGKAVKNFQENEEVRVFLISLKAGGVGLNLTQADYIYLVDPWWNPAAENQAIDRSYRIGQTKNVIAVRLICSNTVEEKILSLQKRKNELAQNLLQTDGTGIQKLSRSDLLEILDSES from the coding sequence ATGGCCGCTTATATTCTTGAAAACACCAATATTCCTTTACTTTCTGTGTATGATCTTCTGAAGCATACATCAGGCAGTGCATTCATGGAGATCAGGGATTTTCGTGAAGTTTTTCCCTTGGCCATTGAAACTTATCACGGGATTTTCAGCAAAAAGTCTCCTCTGAAAGAATATCCGGAGGTTTCCGTAAGCCAGATCGGGACTTCTCTGGTCACGACCTGCAGCTGCAGCAGCCCTAAAGACAAACTCTGCGAGCATCAGGCCGAGATTATCCATTGCATTCTGGAGGAAAAGAAATTCAGAACATTTTTTGATCCGTTTCTCCGTAAAAAGCTGTTTATAGCCAAAGCTAAAAATTATGGCCTTGAAAATGAACCGGATCTTGATATTTATTTTGAGTTAGAATATCTGGAAGATAAAGTTGAAGTCAAGCCTAAAATCAGGGAAATGCTGTCTATTGACGAAGATGTCTTTAAACAGCAGCTTATTCCCCAACGCTCGTCAATCATCCATGAATTAGCTTTACAGGACAGTGGGAAAAGAAAAATATTGGTTATCGGGAAACACCGCTACTACAACCATCTGAATTTTTCACTGATGGAAGCTGACAGCACACAGTCAGGAAAGATCAAAAATCCCGTCAATCTCATTGATGCCATGCAGCTGATCTGGAAAGCTGAAGAACCGCAGCATATTAAGTTTTACACTGCTGTTTCTGCATTTCAGAACAATTATAATGAGGATTATACTACAGCAGAACTGGAAGCGCTCAGACTCATCGCACAGAATCCACTTGGAATTGAAACTTATTACCATGACCGTGACCTGTCGGAAACTATCTCAGCAAAATCCCTGATTCCTGTAAACCTTGAAGTGCTGAAAGCCGAAATACGGTTGAATGTCTTTAAAAAAGAGCCTTTTTATGAAGTGACAGGTGAGCTGGAATTCAATGACATTGCTGTGCCTTGTAAAAACCTGGTGATCAGAAATGAATATTTTGTTTACAGCCGGGATACTTTCAGTTTTGTGGATGATCCGGATATGCTTAGGGTTATTAAGTTTTTTAAGGCCAATCATGAAATCCTGCTCGTTCACGCCTCAAAATATGATGCTTTTATGCAGAATGTCCTTTCTTCCCTTGAAGAACGCATTCATATCAACTACAGCTACATACAGAAAGCAACGTCAGTACAGCTTGAAGATCAGGATCAACACAACGAACGGATTATCTATCTCCGGCAGCAGGGCAATTATATTGCTTTAACTCCGGTGATGAAATACGGGCAGCCGGAAGTTCCGGTCTATTCCAGAAAACAGCTTTTTGGTACAGACCAGAACGGGAATGTTTTTAAAATTGACAGGAATGAGGCTGAAGAAGCACGTTTCACTTCAATGATCATGAAACAACATCCGGATTTTGATGCGCAAATGGATGGCTACGATTATTTCTATCTGCATAAGGATAAATTCCTGGATGACAACTGGTTCCTTGATGCTTTTGAAGCCTGGAGGAATGAAGGCATTACCATTCTCGGATTTAACGAGCTGAAAAACACGAAGATCAATTCATACAAAGCAAAAATTAATATACAGATTACGAGTGGGCTGGATTGGTTCAATGCCAAACTGAAGGTAAGTTTCGGGCAAAAAGATGTTGCTCTTAAGCAGCTTCACCGGGCAATCCGCAACAGGAGCAAGTTTGTACAGCTGGATGACGGCACATCAGGGCTTCTTCCGGAAGAATGGATTGATAGGATAAATGAGTTTTTCAGGATCGGGGAAATTGATGCTGAAGATCTTAAAATTCCAAAAATCAACTTTACTGAGGTAGCCAGCCTGTTTGAAAAAGATATTCTGAGCCAGGAAGTCCAGGAAGAGCTTTCTTCCTATTCGCTTCAGTTTTCATCTGTTAAAAATATTCCCGAGGTGAGTATTCCTGAAGGATTAAATGCTGTCCTGCGTGACTATCAGCATGACGGTCTGAACTGGCTTCATTTTCTGGATGGCTTTAATTTCGGCGGATGCCTCGCTGATGATATGGGACTGGGAAAAACACTTCAGATCATAGCATTCATCCTTTCCCAGCGGGAAAAACGCGGACATACCACCCAATTAGTTGTGGTTCCTACTTCCCTTTTATTCAACTGGCAGGAGGAGATTAGTAAGTTTGCCCCCTCTTTGAAAGTGATGATCCATTACGGAGCAGACCGACTGAAAAGCACAGAGCATTTTTCTGACTATGAAGTGATTCTTACCAGCTACGGAATGCTGCTTTCGGATATCCGTTTCCTGAAGAGCTTCCGGTTTAATTATATCTTCCTCGATGAGTCCCAAACGATCAAAAATCCAAATTCCGAAAGGTATAAGGCCGCCCGCCTGCTGCAATCCAGAAACAGGATTGTCCTTACAGGAACGCCCATTGAAAACAATACTTTTGATCTTTACAGCCAGCTTTCTTTTGCATGTCCGGGGCTTTTGGGAAGCAAACAGTATTTTAAAGATATTTATGCCGTGCCTATTGATAAGTTTGAATACGGGAGGCGTGCCCGGGAACTTCAGCAGAAAATAAAACCTTTTATCCTCCGGAGAACAAAAAAGCAGGTAGCCAGAGAACTTCCTGAAAAGACAGAAATGGTCATCTATTGCGAAATGGATGCTGAACAGCGTAAAATCTATGATGCTTACGAAAAAGAACTCCGCGAATTTATTGCTGCCAATGATGACGATGATCTGAACAAAAACAGTATGCATGTTCTGACCGGACTGACAAGGCTCAGACAGATCTGCAACTCCCCGTTGCTCCTGAAAGAGGGCTATTCCGGTGAGCATGCTGTGAAAATAGAAATACTGATGGAACAGATTCAAAGTAAGTCTGCAGATCACAAGATCTTAGTGTTCTCACAATTTGTTGAGATGCTGGATTTACTTAAAGCTCAACTTGAACATAAAAATATTCCATTTGAATACCTTACCGGACAGACCAAGAACAGAGGAAAGGCCGTTAAAAATTTCCAGGAAAATGAAGAAGTCCGTGTATTTCTGATCAGTTTAAAAGCCGGCGGCGTTGGTCTTAACCTTACGCAGGCAGACTATATTTATCTGGTAGATCCATGGTGGAATCCTGCAGCGGAAAATCAGGCGATTGACCGAAGCTACCGTATCGGGCAGACCAAAAATGTAATTGCAGTCCGCCTTATCTGTTCGAATACGGTTGAAGAGAAGATTTTAAGCCTTCAGAAAAGGAAGAATGAACTGGCTCAAAATCTGCTTCAGACTGATGGAACCGGAATTCAGAAACTTTCAAGGAGTGATTTGCTGGAAATTTTAGATTCTGAATCGTAG
- a CDS encoding 3-oxoacyl-ACP synthase III family protein: MTSKIIGAGNYIPPETITNLFFDQHHFINKNGESLKEANDIIARKLKEITGIEERRYASEHQVTSDLGLIAAQKAIENSKIDPETLDYIIFAHNFGDVRFGTVQSDTVPSLASRVKHLLKIKNNFCVAYDVLFGCPGWIEGVIQANAFIKAGIAKRCLVIGAETLSRVVDIHDRDSMIYADGAGAAILEASEDESGIQSHLSASYTLNEKDYLFFGKSYNNESCPDTRYIKMDGRKIYEFALINVADAMKKCLDSSGYSIDQLDKIIIHQANEKMDEAIVKRFYQLYDRPMPENIMPMVIAKLGNSSVATIPSLLTMILEGELSSHEIIEGNVVLFASVGAGMNINAIVYKF, from the coding sequence ATGACAAGCAAGATTATAGGAGCTGGAAATTATATTCCGCCCGAAACTATTACAAATTTATTTTTTGACCAGCATCATTTTATTAATAAAAACGGAGAGTCATTAAAGGAAGCGAATGATATTATTGCCAGAAAACTCAAGGAAATTACTGGTATAGAAGAAAGAAGATATGCATCTGAGCATCAGGTTACTTCAGACCTGGGACTTATTGCGGCGCAGAAAGCCATAGAAAATTCCAAAATAGATCCTGAAACACTGGATTACATCATATTTGCCCATAATTTTGGGGATGTCCGTTTTGGGACTGTTCAGTCAGACACTGTACCAAGTCTTGCTTCAAGGGTAAAGCACCTTTTAAAGATCAAAAATAATTTCTGTGTGGCTTATGATGTCCTGTTCGGTTGTCCGGGCTGGATTGAAGGCGTTATACAGGCCAATGCCTTTATCAAAGCAGGTATTGCAAAACGATGCCTTGTGATTGGTGCAGAGACGCTTTCAAGGGTAGTGGATATTCATGACAGAGACAGTATGATCTATGCAGATGGCGCAGGGGCTGCTATTCTGGAGGCTAGTGAAGATGAGTCTGGCATACAGTCGCATCTGTCTGCTTCTTATACTTTAAACGAGAAAGATTATCTGTTCTTTGGAAAATCATACAATAACGAAAGCTGTCCAGATACCCGGTACATCAAGATGGATGGGCGAAAGATCTACGAATTTGCCCTGATTAACGTTGCAGATGCGATGAAGAAATGCCTGGATTCCAGCGGATATTCCATTGATCAGCTTGATAAAATCATTATCCACCAGGCCAATGAAAAAATGGACGAAGCGATTGTAAAACGTTTTTATCAGCTCTATGACCGTCCGATGCCTGAAAACATCATGCCGATGGTCATTGCTAAATTAGGAAACAGCAGTGTTGCGACCATTCCGTCTCTTCTGACGATGATTTTAGAAGGCGAACTTTCTTCCCATGAAATAATAGAAGGGAACGTGGTTCTGTTCGCATCAGTGGGTGCAGGAATGAATATCAATGCCATCGTTTATAAATTTTAA
- a CDS encoding SDR family oxidoreductase — protein MKTIFITGASTGLGKATAQLFQSRGWNVIATMRNPDADTELSGLDNVTLLPLDVTNLEQIKSTVNKALELSAVDVVFNNAGYGLIGPLEALGDEQILKQLDTNLLGVIRVTQAFIPYFRERKSGMFISTTSIGGLIAFPLGSTYHATKWALEGWSESMAYELNPFGVDIKTVSPGGIKTDFVSRSLDAATSPAYEEMTNSLFSKMDGMMEAASEPMQIAEVVYEAATDGKRQLRYVAGEDAKALYAQRLELGDEIFREEFGKQFI, from the coding sequence ATGAAAACAATTTTTATAACAGGTGCTTCAACAGGATTAGGAAAAGCAACTGCCCAATTATTTCAAAGCAGAGGATGGAATGTGATTGCCACTATGAGAAATCCCGATGCAGATACGGAACTTTCCGGCCTGGATAATGTAACCCTGCTTCCGTTGGATGTCACCAATCTGGAACAGATAAAATCTACAGTCAATAAAGCTCTTGAGCTTAGCGCTGTAGATGTGGTTTTCAATAATGCAGGCTATGGACTTATCGGTCCTTTGGAAGCTTTGGGCGATGAGCAGATTCTGAAACAGCTGGATACCAATCTTCTGGGCGTAATCCGGGTAACGCAGGCTTTTATTCCTTACTTCAGGGAAAGAAAAAGCGGAATGTTTATTTCTACTACATCAATCGGTGGACTGATTGCATTTCCTTTGGGCTCAACCTATCACGCTACAAAATGGGCACTGGAAGGATGGAGCGAAAGTATGGCCTATGAGCTGAATCCATTCGGAGTGGATATCAAAACGGTTTCTCCGGGAGGAATCAAAACAGATTTTGTAAGCCGTTCCCTGGATGCAGCCACAAGTCCGGCCTACGAAGAAATGACGAATTCATTATTTTCCAAAATGGATGGAATGATGGAAGCAGCATCAGAGCCCATGCAAATTGCTGAAGTGGTGTATGAAGCAGCTACAGACGGTAAGAGACAGTTGAGATATGTGGCAGGAGAAGATGCAAAAGCATTATATGCACAGCGGCTTGAACTGGGAGACGAGATTTTCAGGGAAGAGTTCGGAAAACAGTTTATCTAG
- a CDS encoding helix-turn-helix domain-containing protein, whose protein sequence is MEKKDNIPLKISSISELHNLLQLPKPRHPLVSLVDNTKMIVNKEFIKRSFLMDFYKISYKYSEHGKIGYGQGYYDFNEGGMMFTSPGQILSTDTDAEYCGYTLLVHPDFLRTYPLAKNIRKFGFFSYDTNEALHLSDQEKTVITGLLDNINNELNTAIDEVSQDVIVSYIEVLLNYSNRFYKRQFITRKAVNNDLLSKMETVLEDYFNQQHTLNSGIPTVEFLASELHLSPHYLSDMLRNLTGQNAQQHIHEKLIEKAKEYLTATSFSVSEVAYALGFEHPQSFNKLFKKKTDRTPLSYRQSFN, encoded by the coding sequence ATGGAAAAGAAAGATAATATACCGCTGAAAATTTCATCCATATCGGAACTGCACAATTTGCTGCAGCTTCCCAAACCACGTCATCCGCTGGTAAGCCTGGTTGATAATACAAAAATGATTGTCAATAAAGAATTTATCAAAAGAAGCTTTCTGATGGATTTTTATAAAATTTCTTACAAATATTCCGAACACGGTAAAATAGGATACGGGCAGGGATATTATGATTTCAATGAAGGCGGAATGATGTTTACATCACCGGGGCAGATTCTTTCTACCGATACCGATGCTGAATACTGCGGCTATACGCTGCTGGTGCATCCGGATTTTTTAAGGACGTATCCTTTGGCTAAAAATATCAGAAAATTCGGATTCTTTTCGTATGATACGAATGAAGCTTTGCATCTTTCTGATCAGGAAAAAACAGTGATTACCGGTCTGCTGGATAATATTAATAATGAATTGAATACCGCTATAGATGAGGTAAGTCAGGATGTCATTGTTTCCTATATTGAAGTCCTGCTGAACTACAGCAACCGCTTTTACAAAAGACAGTTCATTACAAGGAAAGCTGTGAACAATGATCTGCTGTCTAAAATGGAAACAGTACTCGAAGACTATTTTAACCAGCAGCATACCCTCAACAGCGGCATTCCTACAGTGGAATTCCTGGCTTCAGAACTTCATCTGTCTCCTCATTACCTCAGCGATATGCTCAGGAACCTTACCGGGCAGAATGCACAGCAGCACATCCATGAAAAACTGATTGAAAAGGCTAAAGAATACCTTACTGCCACTAGCTTTTCAGTATCGGAAGTGGCCTATGCTTTGGGCTTTGAACACCCGCAGTCATTTAACAAGCTGTTTAAAAAGAAAACAGATAGAACTCCGTTGAGCTACAGACAATCTTTTAATTAA
- a CDS encoding T9SS type A sorting domain-containing protein, with product MKKLNFLLSLAVGIMAYAQPTVTRSGVDRINVPITFRSGDVTGTSITAGSAGANITWDFSTYTAVNVVTATTNACPGQTNCFRFPTANRITKPIAADTYDFSIMTDTEAASIGSYFGPSLGDGTVTYTDPLINFKFPITYMQQFDDNYQFNSVSAASSTSEAGTQSFNADGYGTVITPTGTYNNVLRVKRMRSATQTAPGMPAMTYTNESYQWISQEAGTVLSFGINTITINGTTTVSKAISYLVPGALSTSETDKKKTDISLYPNPSSDMVNLKSDEEIKNITITSLDGKAVVKTGNMKNIDISKLPRGVYILKGELKNGNTVSKKIIKN from the coding sequence ATGAAAAAGCTTAATTTTCTTTTATCACTTGCCGTAGGCATTATGGCTTATGCCCAGCCTACGGTAACGAGATCCGGCGTGGACAGAATTAATGTTCCGATCACCTTCCGGTCCGGTGACGTAACGGGAACTTCGATTACCGCAGGATCCGCCGGTGCGAATATTACATGGGATTTTTCTACTTATACTGCTGTGAATGTAGTTACAGCGACTACCAATGCGTGCCCGGGACAGACCAACTGCTTCAGGTTTCCTACAGCCAACAGAATTACAAAACCAATTGCAGCCGATACTTATGATTTCAGTATCATGACCGATACGGAAGCTGCCTCCATTGGATCTTATTTTGGTCCGTCCTTGGGAGATGGAACCGTAACGTATACGGATCCTTTAATCAATTTCAAGTTTCCGATCACTTACATGCAGCAGTTTGATGACAATTACCAGTTCAATTCAGTCTCTGCAGCCTCGAGTACCAGTGAGGCAGGGACGCAGTCTTTTAATGCAGATGGTTATGGAACCGTTATTACCCCTACAGGAACCTATAATAATGTGTTAAGGGTAAAAAGAATGAGATCGGCTACCCAAACCGCGCCGGGAATGCCGGCTATGACGTATACCAATGAATCTTATCAGTGGATCAGTCAGGAAGCAGGGACGGTTCTTTCATTTGGAATCAATACAATCACGATCAACGGGACAACCACTGTAAGTAAAGCAATATCCTATCTGGTTCCGGGTGCATTATCCACTTCAGAAACAGATAAAAAGAAGACAGATATTTCTTTATACCCGAATCCAAGTTCAGATATGGTGAATTTGAAATCTGATGAAGAAATTAAAAATATCACCATTACTTCTTTAGACGGAAAAGCCGTTGTAAAAACCGGCAATATGAAGAATATAGATATATCAAAGCTTCCCAGAGGAGTATACATTTTAAAAGGTGAATTAAAAAATGGAAACACAGTTTCGAAAAAAATAATTAAAAACTAA
- a CDS encoding tetratricopeptide repeat-containing sensor histidine kinase — protein MIIKSVKAAVLHKKRLIVMIAFIGALHMLKAQLPLNSKAYHDSLYTALSISKNDSMKARTAFRLSHYWAVQRDYKQAEKYLVLGRSCFKSNRFLLGMYYRTIITIYTYNDPAKSRKALYKTDSLLSVFKTPDAYTNLAGAWYSEAIIAQRESDEKKSLWIIINKVIPLAEKSGNSATLATFYSQVGILMMNRQLFEKAEEYFTKVIQMKNVLPAKKNTLVRVYIYSAENFTYAKAFKRAEEMLKEARKILDKNPGATDHADYYLAEGRYFDETKQYHKALLSYEQGKKYAVTIHDKDLENWLTMKKADIFFKTKQYPDAEKLLMNLLKTGYTYKLDNERRLYDKLAYVSNALGKYKDAYEWQKKCSVLSDSMYQAQLDKDIVAIEARFKNSEKEKTIMQLQASKKQEELKSKNQKLTSWILGIAGAALLIGLFFLVYSYKSAKKLSVQKEINHQQRLNEIEQQHHLKLVKEMLDAEERERQRIGRDLHDGLGGMLAGIKMNLTQQQKTDYHNLNTVISRLDESVVELRRISRNMVPESLLKIGLETSLRDLCELLENEETLITFQAIDIGKNIPDATQMHIYRIIQELLSNAMRHGQPSNIMLQCSQNQDMLYITVEDDGKGFDASVLDKSPGIGFTNIKNRIEYLKGNMEIVSAKGEGTAVNIELSIGSHQHEMEAI, from the coding sequence ATGATAATTAAATCTGTAAAAGCAGCTGTTTTGCATAAAAAGAGATTGATTGTCATGATTGCTTTTATAGGGGCACTCCATATGCTGAAGGCCCAGCTGCCTCTTAACAGCAAAGCTTATCACGACAGCCTTTACACAGCATTGAGTATCTCTAAAAATGACAGTATGAAAGCAAGGACAGCTTTCAGGCTTTCTCATTACTGGGCGGTACAAAGAGATTATAAGCAAGCAGAAAAATACCTGGTGCTGGGAAGATCCTGTTTTAAAAGCAACCGTTTTCTATTAGGAATGTATTACAGAACAATAATTACGATATATACGTATAATGACCCGGCCAAAAGCCGAAAAGCCCTTTATAAAACAGACTCCCTTCTTTCTGTATTTAAAACTCCCGATGCTTACACCAACCTGGCAGGAGCATGGTATAGTGAAGCCATCATTGCCCAAAGGGAAAGTGATGAAAAAAAATCCCTTTGGATTATCATTAATAAAGTGATTCCTCTGGCTGAGAAAAGCGGGAACAGTGCTACCTTGGCTACGTTTTACTCACAGGTGGGCATTTTAATGATGAACAGGCAGTTATTTGAAAAAGCAGAAGAGTATTTTACCAAGGTTATTCAGATGAAAAATGTTCTTCCTGCAAAGAAAAATACCCTCGTTCGTGTTTATATTTACTCTGCGGAAAACTTCACTTATGCGAAAGCATTTAAACGGGCCGAAGAAATGCTGAAAGAGGCCCGGAAAATATTAGATAAAAATCCCGGAGCTACAGATCATGCGGATTATTATCTGGCGGAGGGTCGGTATTTTGACGAGACAAAGCAATATCACAAAGCGTTGCTTAGCTATGAGCAGGGAAAAAAATATGCCGTAACAATTCATGATAAAGATCTGGAAAACTGGCTGACGATGAAGAAGGCCGATATTTTTTTTAAAACAAAACAATATCCGGATGCTGAGAAATTGCTCATGAACCTGCTAAAGACCGGATATACCTATAAACTGGATAATGAAAGAAGACTGTACGATAAACTGGCCTATGTTTCCAATGCTTTGGGAAAATATAAAGATGCTTATGAATGGCAGAAAAAATGCAGTGTACTGAGTGATAGTATGTATCAGGCCCAGCTGGATAAGGATATCGTAGCCATAGAAGCCAGGTTTAAGAATTCTGAGAAAGAGAAAACCATCATGCAGCTCCAGGCTTCTAAAAAGCAGGAAGAGCTTAAAAGCAAAAACCAGAAACTGACAAGCTGGATCCTGGGAATAGCCGGGGCAGCACTGCTGATCGGTCTTTTTTTCTTGGTATATTCTTATAAAAGTGCAAAAAAATTATCCGTACAGAAGGAGATCAACCATCAGCAGCGTCTGAATGAAATAGAGCAACAGCATCACCTGAAGCTGGTTAAAGAGATGCTGGATGCGGAAGAACGTGAGCGTCAGCGGATCGGGAGAGACCTTCACGACGGTCTTGGCGGGATGCTTGCCGGAATAAAAATGAATCTTACCCAACAGCAGAAAACAGACTATCATAACCTGAATACAGTGATCAGCAGGCTGGACGAGTCTGTGGTTGAGCTGAGGCGGATCTCCCGGAATATGGTGCCCGAAAGTCTTCTGAAAATCGGACTGGAAACTTCTTTGAGGGATCTCTGTGAACTGCTGGAAAACGAAGAAACGCTGATAACATTTCAAGCCATTGATATTGGCAAAAATATTCCCGATGCTACCCAGATGCACATCTACCGTATCATCCAGGAACTGCTTTCCAATGCAATGCGCCACGGCCAGCCTTCAAATATTATGCTTCAGTGCAGCCAGAACCAGGATATGCTTTACATTACTGTAGAAGATGACGGGAAAGGATTTGATGCTTCCGTTCTCGATAAAAGCCCGGGAATAGGTTTTACAAACATTAAAAACAGGATAGAGTACCTGAAAGGGAACATGGAAATTGTATCGGCTAAAGGAGAGGGAACGGCTGTAAATATCGAACTCAGCATAGGTTCTCACCAGCACGAGATGGAGGCTATTTGA